GCTTACCCAACTCGATGAACACACGCATTACATCATCCTCCGGCTGCTCATACCAAACGCTGCTGATAAAAGAAGAGGTACCGCGTTGTGTGATCCAGTTGGTATTGGAGGTAACGCCATAGAGGTCCACCACGATCCGGGAAGGACTTATTTGTTGCACACTTTTATAAGGCAGCCTGTTAGGTAATGAGATCGACACCAGATCATACTTCCCTTCTCCGCTTACCATCCAGCTGCCGCTGAGGTTCTCGTTGCCGAGACGCAAACCTGAGTCAGCCGCCACATTGGCCTTGGATACATAAGCGATATGATATTTCGATAACTGTACTTTGTAATCCGTGCCTGTTGAGTCTACCACCTTCAGCACTACATTGGTATCGAGATAAGTCATTTTTGCTCCGCCCAGGCGGTCGTCCCCGGTGCCGTATTCCAGGTATGGCAATGGTCCGATGGTTTTCACCAGGAAGGGCTTTACAGTGGAATCCTGCGCTTTACCCATTGCTCCGGCAGCAAGAATGAATAATACAATTAGCATATTTTTCATATAGGAAAGATACAGTATTGCAAAAGGATTTTATTATTTTTACCGCAACCCTAAACCTCTATCTAACCGAATGAGACTGTTTTTTCTGTTGGTAATCGTATGTTCCAGCCCCCCATGCTTTTCCCAATCCATCACTTACAAACCACTTAATGACGATGCCGCCCAGATCAAATCCTGGGACGCGAATATGGCCACGCAACACAAGCAATTGCTGGATACACTCCGCAATTACTACAAGGCCGATTTCAAAAAGATCTATGAGAACAGATATACAGATCTCAAAGAGCTCACAGCTAAAAATCGCATTCTCACAGATTCTGTTGCCAACAATTACCTGCAACAACTGGTAAAAACCATTTTCATCAACAACCCCGTAATCTCCCAGCAAGGTTACAGGATCAGGTTCACAAGGGACTATTGGCCCAATGCCGCCAGTATGGGTGAAGGCACCATCATATTCAATATCGGGCTCTTTACCAAACTGCAAAATGAAAGCCAGGTTGCGTTCGTGCTTTGTCACGAAATTGCCCACTATCACCTTCGCCATAGTCAGAACAGCATCGAACGTTATGTGAATACTATCAACTCTAAAGAATACCAGGAAGAGCTCAGGCGCATCGTGAAGTCGGAGTACCAGCGTGGCAAGCAGCTCGAAAGCCTTGCAAAGTCTGTCACCTTCAATAACCGCCGTCACACCCGCGAACATGAATCTTCTGCAGACAGCATGGCATTGGAGCTGTTCCGGAATACACCCTTCAAAACAGAAGAAGCGCTCAGTTGTCTGGCACTGTTGGACAGTATCGACAGAGACAAATACAATATAGCTCCGGCGCTCGATAAGATCTTCAACTTCCCGCAATATCCCTTCCAGAAAAAATGGATACAGGAAGAACAATCACTGTTCAGCGCAATGGCCGCTTCATCTAAAGAAGAAAAGAGTAAAGACAGGGACTCGCTCAAAACGCACCCCGACTGTGCTGTTCGGGTAAAGCAACTGTCAGAAAAAGTGAAACAGTACAGCACGGGAAATAAACAAATCGCTCCGGTTGATGCGGTTTCCTTCAAACAGCTGCAGGAGCTTTTCGATTATGAGATCATTGCGCACTGCTTCAATAACGATTATGTTTCAAGAAGTTTTTATTACACGCTTCAACTGTTGCACTCCCGTCCAAATGATCCCTGGCTGATCGCCAACACCGGGCGTTGCCTGAACCGGATGTTCCAGGCACAGAAGAATCATGAACTGAATAAGATCGTGGACCTGCCTTCACCCTGGCAGGAGGAGAAATACAATGCCGTACTCCAGTTCATTCAAAGAGTAAGGCTGATGGACTTTGCCGCCATCAGTTATTATTTCCTGCAGCCTCATGAAAAGATGGAAAACCCGTCTGAAGACATGCTGGTGGCGCTGATCAACAGCAAGATCAATTTCAACAAACCAGAAGAACAATCCTCTCTCATAGCCCTGTACAATAAACTTTATCCAAACGGAAAAACAAAATTTTGATAATAACCCTCAATCAAATCATGAAAAAGATTACCGGAATGCTTGCCCTGGCCCTTACTATCGGTCAGGCCACTACTGCTCAGAAACTGAGTATCGAAAATGTAAGGACAGTATCCCTCAGAAGTACAGGAGCTATCAAAGCCCATGAAGAGGTAAAAGGCTACTTCACTTTATACCAGGGAGATAAGATCGATAAGAACACCAATGAATACGCACTCCAGATCATGGACGAAAACCTCAATAAGGTAAAGGAGGTAAAGTTCACGGATTCCAGAAAAGTGCAATTGCTGGAATCCGCTCATAATGGAACGGATCTCATCTTCAAATTCTTCGATGAAGAGCAGAAACTGATCGACTTCCGCGTATACGGATTTGATGGAAAAAAGAAATTCAACTACCAGCGCGAAGTGGACAAAAAGACAAAACGATACATGGAACAGCTGGATGCCTACTTGAAAAATGGCGCAGAAAATAAATCCATTTTTTCTGTAGGCGACAATGGGTACATCTCGGTTATCCCTGTTCGTGATGAGGGAGACTTCACCTATGAAGTGTCTTACTATGGCAGCGGTAAGAAAAGCAGCTGGACATTCAATCCTGATGGCGAAGATTCCAAAACAGCACAAGCACAATACCTTGGCAGTACAGACAGCGTGGCCGTATTTTCAGTGATGAAAAAAAGCAACAGGCTCACAAAAAAATCCTCTTCCTTCCTGATGGGATTATACCTGCATAATGGAAAAATTGCTTTTGATTTCGAGACGGATAAGGACAAATTCAATTTCCTGCCAATGAATATCTCCCCGATCGTTGGCACCACCAATTTCCTGGTGATGGGGCAATATTGCGATAAAGAAGACAATATCTCCAAAGGAAAAAGTTTGGGCCTCGGTATGTGGCTGGTAAACTCCCAGGGAAAGATCCTCAATGCCAAATACAATTCCTGGGAATCAGAGATCGGCAAGCACCTCAGCGTAAATGCAAAAGGTCGCGTGGAAGATATTGGCTATATCTACTTCCATAAGATCCTGCAAACTGAAGACGGTAACTTCTTTGCCGTTGGAGAAGGTTATAAGCGCCAGGCCGATGCAGTAGGAATTGCTGCCAATGTTCTGGTTGGCGGAGGTGCTGCGTCTACAACCAAGATCAAAGTAACGGACATGATGATGCTTAGCTTCGATCAGCAGTTCAATATCAAAGCCGCCACTATCTACGATAAAACTCCCACCAATGTGGCCCTTCTGCCAGGAATGGATTTTGCCAACCTGCCTACTGTTGCCATGTGGGTGAAATATTTCTTCAACGGTTTCGACTACGCATTCACGCAAACTGACAAAACACACTCCACTTTCACAGTTGGATATATCGATTTTGTAAAAGAAAAAGATTACAAAGGCGGCACCTTCAATGCCATCACCTACTATAATGGCCAGTTTACGAAAGACAAGGTCAACCTTGTAAAGAATGGCAGCAAATTAAGTGTGTATGAAGGCAAGCTCGGCGCCATCATGATCGCTGAATATTTCAAAAAAGAGAAGAAGCTGGAACTGAGACTGGAAAAAATCAACTAATCCTGACGCAGCACATGAAATTCTCATTCATTGCAATCACCACTTTTCTCTTGTTGACCTATTCCGGTCTGGCCCAGAACAAACTGAGCATAGAGAATGTACGCACCGTTTTCCTGCGCAGCACCGGCCCCATCACCAGCAACTATGAAGTGAAGGGTTATTTTACTTTTTTCCAGTCTGATAAAGTGGACAAAAAGAATAATGAGTACACCCTCCAGCTCATGGATGAAAACCTCAATAAGGTGAAGGATGTTCAATTCGTTGATTCTAAGAATATCATCCTGCAGGAATCTGCCTCTGATAACAAAAGCATCCTTTTCAAATTCTACAATGCAGATCAGAAGTCTTACGACTGCAGGGTTTACGGTGTAGATGGAAAACAGAAATTCAGTTACCAGCGTGAAGTGGACAAAAAAACACTTGCTTACCTCAAAGCAATGAAAGTCCCGCCCGGTTCGGAAAGCAACAATCTTTTTGCCGTAGACAACAAAGGCTTTATCGCCGTTTACCAGCAAATGGTGGATGATATCCCTACTTTCGAGATCAACTTTTACAGCAGCACAGACAAGAGACAATGGTCTTATGTTCCTTCCGTTGTAAAGCCCGCCGGTGGCAGCTTCCTGGGTTGCAGCGAGAACGTGGCGCTGTTCAATGTGATCAAATCTGCCGGCACACCCCTGGCTCCCAAAATAGAAACATGGATACTCGGCATCTATCTTCAATCAGGCGAACGCGCCTTCGAGATCAGAACAGATGCACAGCAGTACAATATGACGCCAATGAGTGTGATCACTTTCAAAGGCACAGACAACTTTCTGTTGATGGGCGCCTATTTTGACAAGAATGAAAAGAATCTCAGCGGCAGAAGCCTGGGCGTAGGTCTCTGGCTGATGAACAGTTCCGGCAGGGTACTTAATTCCAAATACAATTCCTGGGAATCAGAGATCAGCAAAGTGCTCAACGTAAATGAAAAAGGAAGAGTGGAAGATTTCGGTTACGTTTTCTTCCATGATCTTATCGAAACATCCAATGGTCACTTCTTTGCTGTTTGCGAAGGCTACCGGAAGTCAGGCGCTAAGATGCTTGTAACGGATATGCTGCTGCTTCATTTCGATGAAAAGTTCAATATCAGGGAAGCGAAGATCTACGAGAAGAACAGTAATTCCCTCGATCTCCCCGCTGCTGTTGAGATGATGAACCTCGCCGCCGCAGGGAACTATATCAAATATGGCGCATACGGATTCGATTATGCTTTCACACAGATCGACAAAACACGGAGCTCTTTTTCTGTAGGTTATACGGACTACGTGAAAGACAAGGATTACAAAGGTCTTACCTTCAATGCCATTTCTTACAACAGCGGAATGCTCTCCACAGATAAGATCAACCTGAAGACTGAAGCCGGCGGCATGCGCATCTTTGCCGGAAAGCCAGGTTCAGTAATGATCCTGGAGTATTTCAAAAAGGAAAAGAAGCTGGACATGCGCCTGGAGAAGATCAACTAAAATTCATGAAGATAAAAGAAAGAGCCCTTCAAGCTAACCACGCTGAAGGGCTCTTTCTTTCTGTCTGTATGGTAATTATAACGGATACTTGTTCTCTCCGATCAGTCTCTTCGCGATCCTTCTTCTGGCTTCCTTGCTGTTGAAGGGGTCAGCCTTGGTGAAGCGTTTCAATCCCAGCAGCATCATGCGCTGTTCGTCACCTTCCGCAAAAGAGTTGATGGCATCTTTGCCGGCCTTGTTAATTCTGTCTGCTGCATCATAGAGATAGGTCTGCATGATATCGCTTTCGTATTGAACAGCATCAGCGCCTTTCATTTCCGACAGCTTCATCACACGAAGCAATGCGCTTTCTGCATTGAATGTTTCGATGGCCATATCAGCAATATTCATCAGGAGCTCTTGCTCATTCTCGATCTTCATCATCAGTTTCTGAACGGCAGCACCTGCTGTCATCAGGATGGCTTTCTTGAAATTGGCGATCAGCTTGCGCTCTTTTGCAAAAGGCGCTTCATCATCGGAGCCAAAATCAGGAATGCTCATCAGTTCCTTTTGAACGTTCATAGCAGGTCCCATCAGGTCCAGCTTGCCTTTCATCGCACGTTTCAGTACCATGTCAACGGTCAGCAAACGGTTGATCTCATTGGTGCCTTCGTAAATGCGGTTGATACGGCTGTCGCGATAAGCTTTGGAGATCACATATTCATCGCTGTAACCATTGCCTCCATGCACCTGCACGCCTTCATCCACTACAAAGTCCAGCATTTCACTGCCACTCACTTTCAGGATCGCACACTCGATGGCGTATTCTTCTGCAGCGCCCAGCAGTGATTCATTGAACGGCTTGCCGGCTTTCAGCATTTCATTTTCTTTATCATCGATCCATTTGGAGGTACGATAGAGAGAGCTTTCGTTCACCCACATTTTGATAGCCATTTCAGACAGCTTGTGCTGAATAGCGCCAAAATTGGCGATGGCAGTTTTGAATTGCTCACGGGTATTCGCATACTGGATGCTGGTAGTAGCAGCGCGTTTTGCCCCACCCAGTGCAGCAGCACAGAGTTTCAAACGACCAATGTTCAGGATGTTGAACGCAATGATATGACCTCTTCCGATCTCACCCAGCACGTTCTCTACAGGCACTTTACAGTCCTGGAAATAGAGTTGTACAGTTGATGATCCCTTAATGCCCATCTTATGCTCTTCAGGCCCCTGCGTAAATCCTTCGAAACCTCTTTCAACAATGAAGCCGGTGAATTTATCGCCATCGATCTTGGCGAATACTGTGTATACATCTGCAAAACCACCGTTGGTGATCCAGCATTTTTGTCCGTTGAGTAAATAATATTTTCCGTCATCGCTGAGCTTGGCGGTGGTTTTGGCGCCGAGCGCATCCGAACCGCTGTTGGGCTCAGTGAGTCCGTATGCTCCTTTCCATTCTCCCGTTGCAAGTTTGGTGATGTATTTTTCTTTCTGTGCTTCTGTTCCGAAATACAGGATCGGCAGTGTGCCGATTCCGGTGTGCGCAGCTACAGCCACGGAAAAAGAAAATCCTCCGCCAAGCCCTTCATTCACCAGCGTGCTGGTGATGAAATCCTTGCCGAGACCGCCATATTGTTCCGGGATGGAAGTGCCGAGCAGGCCCTGTTCTCCGGCTTTTGCCACCAGAGATGGCATCAGCCCCTGTTCCAGTTTATCGATACGTTCGAGAATGGGGATCACTTCTGCATCGAGAAAGGATATACACATATCCTTTACCATTTTCTGCTCTTCATTGAAATCTTCCGGGATGAAGGTATCTGAAGGAGCGCTTTCCCTGATCAGCCATTCACCGCCTTTCAGAACGGTATTTTGCTGGGTTGCTGTTGCACTGCTCATATGGACAATTTTATAAAGTGAATATTATGGATGAAAGTCTATTTCAAATTATCGTACACGATCTGTAAAACTTCTTTACAAATATCTACGCGGTCTGTAGGAACGCCTTCCAGCGCTTCGTTCAACGTGTGCTCTGCCAGGCTCATGGTCTCTTCCTGTAATTTCTGTGCCTGTTTGGTGAGATACACCATATTCATCCGGCGGTCAGAAGAAGAAGGAACCCTTTTCACCAGCTGCAGTTTTTCGAGATTATCCACCAGCCTCGTAATACTGGGCTTGTCGCGAAAAGTGGCATTACACAATTCCTGCTGACTGATCCCATCCTGTTTCCACAAATGATATAACACACTCCATTGCTCGATGGTTAAATTCAATCCCGCAGCATTGAACTTTTTCTGCAATCTTCTTGCGATGGCAGTAGAAGCCTTACCTGTGATGAAACTATATAATTCTCCTTTCTTGAATTGGTTGTTTGGCATATCGTTGTTTATGCAACTAATCGAATGTAGGATTTTTAGCCGGTTCCTGCAAGTTTTCCGTTATAAATTTTTGTGTTGCCCCAATCTCCGCAGGTTCCCCGGAAATCCGCGCGGCAAGCAGGATTTTTTGTACTTTTAATTACTCCCTTCCTTTGATTTACCAGCCCTGTACGCACCCTGGAACATACCCCTAAACATCGTTCAGCATGAATCGATTGCATCTGATTTGCCTGATGCTGCTGGCTGGTTGCCTGTCTGCA
This portion of the Pseudobacter ginsenosidimutans genome encodes:
- a CDS encoding M48 family metallopeptidase — protein: MRLFFLLVIVCSSPPCFSQSITYKPLNDDAAQIKSWDANMATQHKQLLDTLRNYYKADFKKIYENRYTDLKELTAKNRILTDSVANNYLQQLVKTIFINNPVISQQGYRIRFTRDYWPNAASMGEGTIIFNIGLFTKLQNESQVAFVLCHEIAHYHLRHSQNSIERYVNTINSKEYQEELRRIVKSEYQRGKQLESLAKSVTFNNRRHTREHESSADSMALELFRNTPFKTEEALSCLALLDSIDRDKYNIAPALDKIFNFPQYPFQKKWIQEEQSLFSAMAASSKEEKSKDRDSLKTHPDCAVRVKQLSEKVKQYSTGNKQIAPVDAVSFKQLQELFDYEIIAHCFNNDYVSRSFYYTLQLLHSRPNDPWLIANTGRCLNRMFQAQKNHELNKIVDLPSPWQEEKYNAVLQFIQRVRLMDFAAISYYFLQPHEKMENPSEDMLVALINSKINFNKPEEQSSLIALYNKLYPNGKTKF
- a CDS encoding DUF6770 family protein, translated to MKKITGMLALALTIGQATTAQKLSIENVRTVSLRSTGAIKAHEEVKGYFTLYQGDKIDKNTNEYALQIMDENLNKVKEVKFTDSRKVQLLESAHNGTDLIFKFFDEEQKLIDFRVYGFDGKKKFNYQREVDKKTKRYMEQLDAYLKNGAENKSIFSVGDNGYISVIPVRDEGDFTYEVSYYGSGKKSSWTFNPDGEDSKTAQAQYLGSTDSVAVFSVMKKSNRLTKKSSSFLMGLYLHNGKIAFDFETDKDKFNFLPMNISPIVGTTNFLVMGQYCDKEDNISKGKSLGLGMWLVNSQGKILNAKYNSWESEIGKHLSVNAKGRVEDIGYIYFHKILQTEDGNFFAVGEGYKRQADAVGIAANVLVGGGAASTTKIKVTDMMMLSFDQQFNIKAATIYDKTPTNVALLPGMDFANLPTVAMWVKYFFNGFDYAFTQTDKTHSTFTVGYIDFVKEKDYKGGTFNAITYYNGQFTKDKVNLVKNGSKLSVYEGKLGAIMIAEYFKKEKKLELRLEKIN
- a CDS encoding DUF6770 family protein, whose translation is MKFSFIAITTFLLLTYSGLAQNKLSIENVRTVFLRSTGPITSNYEVKGYFTFFQSDKVDKKNNEYTLQLMDENLNKVKDVQFVDSKNIILQESASDNKSILFKFYNADQKSYDCRVYGVDGKQKFSYQREVDKKTLAYLKAMKVPPGSESNNLFAVDNKGFIAVYQQMVDDIPTFEINFYSSTDKRQWSYVPSVVKPAGGSFLGCSENVALFNVIKSAGTPLAPKIETWILGIYLQSGERAFEIRTDAQQYNMTPMSVITFKGTDNFLLMGAYFDKNEKNLSGRSLGVGLWLMNSSGRVLNSKYNSWESEISKVLNVNEKGRVEDFGYVFFHDLIETSNGHFFAVCEGYRKSGAKMLVTDMLLLHFDEKFNIREAKIYEKNSNSLDLPAAVEMMNLAAAGNYIKYGAYGFDYAFTQIDKTRSSFSVGYTDYVKDKDYKGLTFNAISYNSGMLSTDKINLKTEAGGMRIFAGKPGSVMILEYFKKEKKLDMRLEKIN
- a CDS encoding acyl-CoA dehydrogenase family protein, with product MSSATATQQNTVLKGGEWLIRESAPSDTFIPEDFNEEQKMVKDMCISFLDAEVIPILERIDKLEQGLMPSLVAKAGEQGLLGTSIPEQYGGLGKDFITSTLVNEGLGGGFSFSVAVAAHTGIGTLPILYFGTEAQKEKYITKLATGEWKGAYGLTEPNSGSDALGAKTTAKLSDDGKYYLLNGQKCWITNGGFADVYTVFAKIDGDKFTGFIVERGFEGFTQGPEEHKMGIKGSSTVQLYFQDCKVPVENVLGEIGRGHIIAFNILNIGRLKLCAAALGGAKRAATTSIQYANTREQFKTAIANFGAIQHKLSEMAIKMWVNESSLYRTSKWIDDKENEMLKAGKPFNESLLGAAEEYAIECAILKVSGSEMLDFVVDEGVQVHGGNGYSDEYVISKAYRDSRINRIYEGTNEINRLLTVDMVLKRAMKGKLDLMGPAMNVQKELMSIPDFGSDDEAPFAKERKLIANFKKAILMTAGAAVQKLMMKIENEQELLMNIADMAIETFNAESALLRVMKLSEMKGADAVQYESDIMQTYLYDAADRINKAGKDAINSFAEGDEQRMMLLGLKRFTKADPFNSKEARRRIAKRLIGENKYPL
- a CDS encoding MarR family winged helix-turn-helix transcriptional regulator, with protein sequence MPNNQFKKGELYSFITGKASTAIARRLQKKFNAAGLNLTIEQWSVLYHLWKQDGISQQELCNATFRDKPSITRLVDNLEKLQLVKRVPSSSDRRMNMVYLTKQAQKLQEETMSLAEHTLNEALEGVPTDRVDICKEVLQIVYDNLK